The window GGAATAGGAGCAACTGCAAATATCTCAATAAAGCTTGGAGAGCAAAAAAGAGATAGCGCTGAAAAAATAATGGGAAATATAATTACCCTATCTTTAATTTTAGGATTAGTTATAACGGTTTTAGGAACAATTTATAGAGATCCTATTTTAAAAGCTTTTGGAGCAAGTGAAAGTACATTAAAATATGCAAAAGAGTATATAACAATTATTTTATATGGAACAGTTTTTAATATAATGGGATACGCATTAAATAGTACAATTAGAGCTGATGGTAATCCTAAAATTTGTTCAGGAATAATGGTATTTAGTTGTTTTGTTAATATCATTTTAGATCCTATATTTATATTTACATTTAATTTAGGAATTCAAGGTGCAGCTTATGCAACTGTTCTTTCTCAAGTTATGACTGCCTTACTGTCATATTTATACTATATGAGTAAGAGATCTGATTTAAAAATAAAAAGAAAGAATTTAATGTTAAATAAAGATATTGTAAAATTGATATTTGCAATAGGAATATCACCATTTACAATGCAGCTAGCTACAAGTATGGTGCAAATTGTAAATAATAACGCTTTGAAAACTCATGGTGGAGACTTGGCTATTGGAGCTATGGCTACAGTTAATGCAATAGCATTACTTTTCTTTATGCCTGTGTTTGGAATATCTCAAGGAGCACAACCTATTATAGGTTATAACTTTGGAGCTAAACAATATGGAAGAATGGAAGAAGCGTATAAAATAGCAACTTGGGCAGGAGTAGCAATATTTGCAGTAGCGCTATTTTTAGTAGAGGTTTTCCCAGGAACAATAATTGGACTATTTAATAAAAATCCAGATATAATGGCAATCTCTATTCATGGAATTAGAATCTATTTAATGGCAATGCCTGCAATAGCTTTAGGAATGGCAGGAAGTAATTACTTCTTAGCAATTGGTGAAGGAAAAGCTGCAATGTTTTTAAGTTTATTAAGACAAGTTATACTTTTAATTCCATTGATTACAATATTTTCAAAGAGCTATGGTCTAACAGGTGTTTGGTTAGCGCAACCTATATGTGATATAATAGCTGCTATTGTAACTGTTATCATGGTTGGAAAAAATCTAAATAAATATAATAACTCACAATTTTCATTGTTTAAAATTAGAATTTATGAATAAGAAATAAAATAAAAAAACTTAAAGGGACCTATTTTTCTGTAAAAAGAAAAATAGGTCCTTTTTTAAGAACCTATTTTTCAACACACACACACACTTTATTATACATTATAAGGAAACAATGTACTGGTTGTAGTATATATCAGATTAATAACTTTAACAAATATAATAATTATATGATATGGATATATGAAAAATAATATAGTTATTTAAAAAAGGAAAAATATTTAAATATAAGTATAATACATTAAATTCATTACAAAAGAGGGGTTATATGAAAGAGGAAAATAATGTTGTAAAAAAAATTATTATGGGATTAATTTTGATTTTAATTTTAGTTTTAGGTTTTATAGTGTTTCCATGGAATATTTAATGGGATAATCTAAAAAATAAATTATAAAACTATTGACAAAAATCAGAAAATATAATATTTAATAAGTGAGAGGAAAAAACCTCTCTTATAAATTTAAAGGAGAATGAAATGGCTAACGGGAGAATGAACTTTGATCAATTTGAGGATGATGAAATGAATTACATTCCAAGAGAATTCACAAAAGGAGGAAGTAAAGAGGATAGTAAAAAGAAAATTCCAAAAATGAAGAAAGAATTTAAGGAAAAAACTAAAACTAAAGTGGTGAATGACAAGAAAAAGCTATATGAATTTATAAGTGAATAAAACAAAATTATAGATTATAACAGCTGGCAAAGCCAGCTTTTTTATATTAAAAAAGGAGGATGAAATTATGTATAGTTCAGTTGAGATTTCAACAAAAAATAGTTTTCTAAGAAAAGTTTTTATGCAGATGTTTTTAGGGCTTTTAATCACAGGGGGTGTTTCTTGGTATGTTGTTCAAAGTCAACCACTGATATCTTTTGTTGCTAACTATATGACTTTCATAATAGTAGCAGAATTATTATTAGTTCTTGGTTTAAACTTTGGAATAAATAAAATAAGTAGTGGTACAGCTAAGCTTCTTTTTGTGGCTTATTCTGCAATGAACGGTCTTGTATTATCTGTTGTTATGTTGATATATAGTCCTTACTCAATACTTTATGTGTTAGGGGTCACATCTTTAATATTTGTAGGAATGACAATTTATGGATTAAAAACTAAAGAGGATCTATCATCATATGATGGTTTCTTCAAAGGTGGACTTATAACTTTAGTTATTGTCTCTCTCCTAAACTTATTTTTAAAAATATCAATTCTTGGTTGGTTTATATCAGTATGTGCAGTAGTTTTATTCACAGCATTAATAGCTTATGATATAAATAGAATTGTAAAGATATTCCAAGATAACAATTTAACAGAGGAAGACTATAATAAATTTTCAACAATTGGAGCTTTAATGCTTTACCTTGACTTTGTTAACCTGTTCCTAAATCTATTAAGATTATTTGGTAGAAGAAACAATTAATTGTAACAAATAAAAAATGGACTAAAAATAGTCCATTTTTTAATTTTCAATCCAATTTGTTTCTGCTATTATCTCTTGAATAAGATCATGCCCCATATTTGGGTGGATAGTCTCTTCGTGAGATATTGTAACAATTGACATCGCCATAGCGAACTTAACAGTTTCCTTTATAGGAAGATCATTCATATAACCAAATCCTAGTCCTGCAACAAAAGAATCTCCTGCTCCAGTAACATTTCTAACTGTAACTCCAGTAGCTTTTAATGTTCCGCTCTCTTTACCATTAGTATAGTAAATTCCATCGGCATCTAAACTTATAAATACATTTTTTATTCCTAAAGATAAGAAATGATTTCCAACTTTTTCTAAATCCTCTCTAGTGTTGATTTTAATACCAGATAAAACCTCTGCTTCAACTCTATTTGGCTTTATTGTGTGGAAATGCTTTATAAGATGTTTTACTTTATCAGCTTTTGTAGAAGATATAGGATCTAATATAAAGTTTGTTTTTCCTTCGAACTTAGTTAATAGGTACTCTAAGTTAATAGGATCATCAGCATCTAAGAATGTAAATGCAGCATTCTCTATCATAGGTGCTTTTGAGTCTATAAAATCAGTTGTCATAGCACTTATACTATCTAGGTCTGCTACTGCTGAAACCATTTCTCCACTCTCATCTAAAACAGCCATGTAAGTTGGTGTACTTCTTCCTTCTAAAACTAAAGAGTTTCTCATATCATATCCAATTTTTAAAGAGTGAGTCAACATTGAACGTCCAATCTCGTCATCTCCTATAATAGATATAAATTTAGTTTTAACTCCAACTCTAGCCATATTTTCAGCTATGTTTCTTGAAACTCCTCCAAAAGAGATCTTTATCTTTCCTGGAATAGAATCGCAGGCCTTATATGATGAATTACAAAAACCAAACATATCGACAACAGAAGCTCCAAAAACTAGTATATACTTTTGTCCGCTTAGACAATCTTGCATTACAATTTCCTCCTAAACATTAAAAAAATAAATAAATATATTTTAACAGATTTTTTACAAAAGTCAAAGATTAAAATTGAACAATTAAAGTTATCTTTATTTATTTCTTTTTTTATGAATAAATGTTATAATAAACAATTGAAGAAAAAGTATAGATTAAAGGAGAATATGTGAATAATTTTAATGTTTTAAATGTTAATAAAAATATAATAGAACTATTGAGTAAAAAGGGTATAAAAGAACCTACTGACATACAAAAAGAAGCTATCCCAGCAGCTTTAAATGGAAAAGATATAATAGCCCAAGCTGCTACAGGAAGTGGTAAAACTTTAGCCTTTATAATTCCTATTATACAAAATTTGAACAGTAATGTAAAAACTCCTCAAAGTTTAATTGTAACTCCAACTAGAGAGTTAGCAATACAAATAGCTGAAGAGTGTGATAAAATTAATTTTGACAATAAAAAAATAATGCTTGCATATGGTGGAAGAGAGATTGCAGGACAAATAGAAAGTTTAAAATCTGGAGTTGATGTTGTTATAGGAACTCCTGGAAGATTAGTAGATTTAATAGAAAGAAAAGCCATTGATCTATCAAAGATCAAAACTTTAGTTTTAGATGAGGTAGACCAAATTTTAATGATGGGATTTAGAAATGAGATTGATAAAATTATAGAAGTTTGCAGTAGAAAAAGGCAAACGCTTTGTTTCTCTGCAACAATAGATTCAACAGTAAAAAAAGTAGCCTATAGAATAACTAAAGAGCCTTTAAATATTGTTATTGAAAGTAAAGAAAATAAATTAGCTAATATAAATCAACATCTTATTAAAACATCAGATAGAAGAAAGTTAGACACTCTTTGTTCTTTATTAAATGATACAAATCCATTTATGGGAATTATCTTCTGTAGAACTAAGGTTAGAGTTGATAGTTTAGAGGAAGAGCTATCAGCTAGAGGATATTCTTGTCAAAAATTACACAGTGATATTCCTCAAGCAAAAAGAGAGAAAATAATGAAAGCCTTTAAAGATGTTGAGTTCCAATTTTTAGTTGCAACAGATGTTGCAGCAAGAGGGGTAGATATAACAGGAGTTACACATATATTTAACTATGATATAACAGAGGATGTTGAAAGTTATATCCATAGAATAGGTAGAACTGGTAGAGCTGGAGAAAAAGGAGAATCTTATCTTTTTGTTACAGAAAGAAATGAAGATATGTTAAAAGATATAGAGAACACAATTGGTTTTACTATTCCTGAAATTGAAATAGAATTTGCTCAAGGTGTTATGTCAACACTAGAACTACCTAAAAAGAAGTATAATAAGAAAATAAACGCAAGAACAAAAAATATAGAAGAGCAAAAAAAGCGTTATAGAAGATAGAAAAGAAACAAAAAGAAGGGGGATGCACATAAAATGGAAAGAATTCAAAAACAGATGGCATTTTTATTTGAAATTGATAAAGTTAAAGATATCTTTAGACAATCACTTATTGTAAATGGAAAAAGAGAGGAAAATGATGCAGAACATAGTTGGCACATGGCTCTAGTTGCTTTAACAATAAAAGAGTATTTTCAAGGAGAAGTAGATCTAGAGAAGTCTTTAAAGATGATACTAATACATGATTTAGTTGAAATTTATGCAGGAGATACCCCAGCTTTTGGAGAGGTTAGACCTGATAAGAAAGAGGAGGAGATAAAAGCTGCTGTAAAACTTTTCTCTCTCCTACCAGACGATCAAAAAGATGAGTTTTTAAATCTTTGGTTAGAGTTTGAAGAGTGCCAAAGCAATGAGGCTAAATTTGCTAATGTGTGTGATAGATACCAAGGGTTTATGCAAAATTTAACTTCAGATGGTCATACTTGGAAAAAATTTAATGCTCCTATGGAAAGAGTTTTAAAAAGAGCAGAAGTTATAAAAATATACGTTCCTGAACTGTATGAAAAAGTTATGCTACCTGAATTTTTAAAGTATCAGGAGAGAGGAATAATTAAGTAAAAAAACACCAATAGAGTGTTGATTTTTCTCTATTCATATGCTATTATAAAAAGTATCAATTAATGGGTAAGGTAGAGTGACCGAGTGGCTAAGGAGCACGCCTGGAACGCGTGTAGAGCGTAAGCTTCGTGGGTTCAAGTCCCACCTCTATCGCCAATTTTGAATAAAAAATTAAAAAAAATCTTCATAAAGTATTGACATTTAAGGGTTTACTGAGTATAATCGGTTTAAAGATACCATAAATAAAGGGTTTTCAAGTTTTTGGTTTCTTGTATACTATATTTTATAATAGTTCAAGGAGGGTAACAATGACTAAAAAAGAGTTTATCGATTTATTTGCAAAAACAGGTGAATACACTAAAAAAGATGCAGAGAAGGCAGTTAAGTTATTTTTAGATTTAGTTGAACAAAAGCTAGTTGAAGGTGAACCAGTATCATTTATAGGTTGGGGAAAGTTCGAAGTAGTTACTAGAGCAGCCAGACACGTAAGAAACCCACAAACAGGTAAGAAAATGAAGTTAAAAGAGAAAAAAGTTGTTAAATTTAGAGTTGGAAAAACTTTAGAGGAAAAAATAGTATAGTTACAAAATGCTTCGAATACAATTCTTTTGAAGAATATCATTCGGAGCTTTTTTATTTAAAAAGAGGTGTAAAGTGAAAGTCATTATAAACAACATCAATGTCTCTATTGAAAAAGATCAAAACCTTGAACTAGAAAAAGAGATAATTAAAAGAGGAATAAAAGCTGATAATATAGAAAAAATTGAATATTCAAAAAGATCAATAGATAGTAGAAAAAAAACAGATATAAAGTTTGTTTACAATATAGAAGTTACATTAAAAAAAGATGTAGATGTTTCATCGTTAACTAATGTAAATTTAGCAAAAGAGATAGAAGAACCTACTTATAAAGCAAAAGATGGAATAGAAAGAGTTGCTGTAATAGGTGCTGGACCAGCTGGACTTTTTGCAGCTCTTAGACTTTGTGAACTTGGAATAAAACCCATAGTTTATGAACGTGGAGAAAAAGTTGACGATAGAGATAAAACTATTAATGAATTTATAAAGTTTAGTATGCTTAATCCTAATTCCAATATCCAATTTGGAGAGGGAGGAGCTGGAACATATTCAGATGGTAAACTAAACACAAGAGTTAAAAGTGGATATATGAATAAAATATTTTTAGAGTTAGTTGCCAATGGTGCCCAAGAGCAGATTCTTTGGGATTATAAACCGCATGTTGGAACTGATGTTTTAAAAGTAGTTGTTAAAAACTTAAGAGAAAAGATTATAGAGTTAGGTGGAGAGTTTTATTTTAATACTCTTATAAAAGATGTAGTTATTTTAAATGGAAAAGTCATGGGAATTAAAATCCAAAATGTGAAATCACCTATTGAGGTTGAAGAAACTATTTTATATGATCATGTGATTTTAGCTATTGGACACTCTTCTAGAGATACTTATAGAATGCTTCATAAAAATGGTGTATTCATGGAAAATAAACCTTTTGCTATTGGAGCTAGAATAGAGCATCCAAGAGTGGATATTGATTCTATGCAATATGGGAAAATGGCAGACCACCCAAATTTAGAAGCTGCAACGTACAGTTTAACTTATAATAATAGAGATGAAGAAAGAGGGATATTCTCTTTCTGTATGTGTCCAGGTGGAGTTATTGTAAATGCTGCCTCACAAGAGGGAGGAACCTTAGTTAATGGAATGAGTTATTCTCAAAGAGATGGTAGATTCTCAAACTCTGCTTTAGTTGTTGGAGTTAAAGCCAATGAATTTGGAGATGAGCTTTTCTCTGGAATGGAATACCAAGATCAACTTGAAAAGAAAACTTATGATATAATTGGAAATTATGGAGCACTATATCAAAATACTCTGGATTTCTTAAAGGGTAAAACTACTAATAGAAAAATCGAATCTAGCTATGAGATGGAATTAAAAAGTTATGATTTAAATAACCTTTTCCCAGAAGTAATATCTAAAAATATGAAAATGGCTATGGGATATTGGGAAAAAACTCAAAGAAACTTTATAAGTGCTCATGCTAATTTAATTGGTCCTGAGACTAGAACTTCCGCTCCTGTAAAAGTTACAAGAAATGAGTTTGGAGAATCTATAAATACAAAAGGTCTTTATCCAATAGGAGAGGGAGCTGGATATGCAGGTGGAATCATAAGTGCTGCTATAGATGGATTTAAAATAGTGGATTTAGCTTTTACAACTGTAGAATAAAAAGATTATATATTGTAATCTTTACTCAAAAGGTATATAATTAAAGGTAGATTATATTTTAATTTTAGAATTGGAGAATAAATAATGAAAATATCAAAAAAAGACGCATTAGAGTGGTTTAGTCATTTATCATCACTTTCTGGAGATAAAACAGAAGTGTTTAAAAGATTTAGCCCAATTATAGATTCAACTATTAGACAGATTGAACTAGCAGTTAATAAAAAACATCAAGAGATGAAAGATGAGATTGCTGATCTAAAAAATTTAAAAGGAAGAACATTCTTTGTTGGAGATCAACAGAAATTCCCTAAAGGATGTGTATCATGTTTATTTGGTGACGGTCTTGGTGGAATAAGAAAAACTCACCAGTGTAATTTACTATGTAAGTTCTGTTACTACCATGACAATATAGATAATCAAGAGCCTATCCCTGATGGAATGTGGGAGATAGGAGAGACTCTTTATTATGAAGAGGATATAGACCTATTATTATCTATACAGAAAAAACCAAGTGGAATAGCTTATGTTTATTTAGAGCCGTTCTTAGATATTGAAAAATATTATGGAATTATAAAAAAGCTAAGTGAAGCTGGAATTTATCAGCATATGTATACGAATGGTTCTTTATGTACAAGAGAGAACTTACAAAAACTTGGTGAAGCTGGATTAAATGAATTAAGATTTAATTTAGGTGCTGTTAAATGTAGTGATAAAGTTATTGAAAATATGGCAATAGCAAAAGAGTACATTCCAATGGTTGGAATAGAGACTCCAATGACTCCAGAATTTTATGAAGAGTTCCAGGAAAAGAAGGAAAAGATTCTAGCAACAGGTATAGACTTTATAAACTGTGCTGAACTTCACTTTGGAGAGGACAATATAAATAACTATGTTGGAGAGAGAATGTATATGGCTAGAAGAGGATATATATCTCCACTTTGGTCAAGAGAGATTACATTTAAACTTATGAAACAAGCTTGTGATGAGAATTGGCCACTAGTTGTTCACGATTGTTCAAATCATACAAAATACTCAAGAGAGTTAAACAAAAACTCTAAACAAGGACAACCTTTTGGTGCAACTACATATGTAAGTGAATTTGATAGATTTTTACCACATCTGTTCCTAGCTGTTTTAGAGGATGAAAACTTTGAGTTCATAGATGAAATGGATCTACCAGAAAATCTAAAGTTAGAGAATTGTTTAGATGAGATAGATTTCCTTATAGTTGATGATGAAGATGAGATGTATGAGGATTTCTTTGTTGAAGAGGATGAGGAAGAAGAGGAGTAGTATATTACAGTTTCAAAATAATTTTTCAATTAGGAGGATTATATGAGAAATAGGTTAAATACAAGTTATGGAATTTTAGGAGTATGTATTTTTCTTGGCCTTTGGATTTTAGGTTACACTTTAGGAGAGAGTTTTATAAAAGCAAAAACAATGGACAGAGTTGTAACTGTAAAAGGATTAGCTGAAAAAGAGGTTATGGCTGATGTGGTTCTATGG of the Cetobacterium sp. NK01 genome contains:
- a CDS encoding MATE family efflux transporter, producing MKQQELTLHNGDIKKLLIKYSIPAIISMLVSALYNVVDRIFIGNMEEVGALAITGVGITMPIVTIVLAFSMLIGIGATANISIKLGEQKRDSAEKIMGNIITLSLILGLVITVLGTIYRDPILKAFGASESTLKYAKEYITIILYGTVFNIMGYALNSTIRADGNPKICSGIMVFSCFVNIILDPIFIFTFNLGIQGAAYATVLSQVMTALLSYLYYMSKRSDLKIKRKNLMLNKDIVKLIFAIGISPFTMQLATSMVQIVNNNALKTHGGDLAIGAMATVNAIALLFFMPVFGISQGAQPIIGYNFGAKQYGRMEEAYKIATWAGVAIFAVALFLVEVFPGTIIGLFNKNPDIMAISIHGIRIYLMAMPAIALGMAGSNYFLAIGEGKAAMFLSLLRQVILLIPLITIFSKSYGLTGVWLAQPICDIIAAIVTVIMVGKNLNKYNNSQFSLFKIRIYE
- a CDS encoding Bax inhibitor-1/YccA family protein, producing the protein MYSSVEISTKNSFLRKVFMQMFLGLLITGGVSWYVVQSQPLISFVANYMTFIIVAELLLVLGLNFGINKISSGTAKLLFVAYSAMNGLVLSVVMLIYSPYSILYVLGVTSLIFVGMTIYGLKTKEDLSSYDGFFKGGLITLVIVSLLNLFLKISILGWFISVCAVVLFTALIAYDINRIVKIFQDNNLTEEDYNKFSTIGALMLYLDFVNLFLNLLRLFGRRNN
- a CDS encoding carbohydrate kinase family protein, giving the protein MQDCLSGQKYILVFGASVVDMFGFCNSSYKACDSIPGKIKISFGGVSRNIAENMARVGVKTKFISIIGDDEIGRSMLTHSLKIGYDMRNSLVLEGRSTPTYMAVLDESGEMVSAVADLDSISAMTTDFIDSKAPMIENAAFTFLDADDPINLEYLLTKFEGKTNFILDPISSTKADKVKHLIKHFHTIKPNRVEAEVLSGIKINTREDLEKVGNHFLSLGIKNVFISLDADGIYYTNGKESGTLKATGVTVRNVTGAGDSFVAGLGFGYMNDLPIKETVKFAMAMSIVTISHEETIHPNMGHDLIQEIIAETNWIEN
- a CDS encoding DEAD/DEAH box helicase; this translates as MNNFNVLNVNKNIIELLSKKGIKEPTDIQKEAIPAALNGKDIIAQAATGSGKTLAFIIPIIQNLNSNVKTPQSLIVTPTRELAIQIAEECDKINFDNKKIMLAYGGREIAGQIESLKSGVDVVIGTPGRLVDLIERKAIDLSKIKTLVLDEVDQILMMGFRNEIDKIIEVCSRKRQTLCFSATIDSTVKKVAYRITKEPLNIVIESKENKLANINQHLIKTSDRRKLDTLCSLLNDTNPFMGIIFCRTKVRVDSLEEELSARGYSCQKLHSDIPQAKREKIMKAFKDVEFQFLVATDVAARGVDITGVTHIFNYDITEDVESYIHRIGRTGRAGEKGESYLFVTERNEDMLKDIENTIGFTIPEIEIEFAQGVMSTLELPKKKYNKKINARTKNIEEQKKRYRR
- a CDS encoding HD domain-containing protein, with protein sequence MERIQKQMAFLFEIDKVKDIFRQSLIVNGKREENDAEHSWHMALVALTIKEYFQGEVDLEKSLKMILIHDLVEIYAGDTPAFGEVRPDKKEEEIKAAVKLFSLLPDDQKDEFLNLWLEFEECQSNEAKFANVCDRYQGFMQNLTSDGHTWKKFNAPMERVLKRAEVIKIYVPELYEKVMLPEFLKYQERGIIK
- a CDS encoding HU family DNA-binding protein translates to MTKKEFIDLFAKTGEYTKKDAEKAVKLFLDLVEQKLVEGEPVSFIGWGKFEVVTRAARHVRNPQTGKKMKLKEKKVVKFRVGKTLEEKIV
- a CDS encoding NAD(P)/FAD-dependent oxidoreductase produces the protein MKVIINNINVSIEKDQNLELEKEIIKRGIKADNIEKIEYSKRSIDSRKKTDIKFVYNIEVTLKKDVDVSSLTNVNLAKEIEEPTYKAKDGIERVAVIGAGPAGLFAALRLCELGIKPIVYERGEKVDDRDKTINEFIKFSMLNPNSNIQFGEGGAGTYSDGKLNTRVKSGYMNKIFLELVANGAQEQILWDYKPHVGTDVLKVVVKNLREKIIELGGEFYFNTLIKDVVILNGKVMGIKIQNVKSPIEVEETILYDHVILAIGHSSRDTYRMLHKNGVFMENKPFAIGARIEHPRVDIDSMQYGKMADHPNLEAATYSLTYNNRDEERGIFSFCMCPGGVIVNAASQEGGTLVNGMSYSQRDGRFSNSALVVGVKANEFGDELFSGMEYQDQLEKKTYDIIGNYGALYQNTLDFLKGKTTNRKIESSYEMELKSYDLNNLFPEVISKNMKMAMGYWEKTQRNFISAHANLIGPETRTSAPVKVTRNEFGESINTKGLYPIGEGAGYAGGIISAAIDGFKIVDLAFTTVE
- a CDS encoding radical SAM protein encodes the protein MKISKKDALEWFSHLSSLSGDKTEVFKRFSPIIDSTIRQIELAVNKKHQEMKDEIADLKNLKGRTFFVGDQQKFPKGCVSCLFGDGLGGIRKTHQCNLLCKFCYYHDNIDNQEPIPDGMWEIGETLYYEEDIDLLLSIQKKPSGIAYVYLEPFLDIEKYYGIIKKLSEAGIYQHMYTNGSLCTRENLQKLGEAGLNELRFNLGAVKCSDKVIENMAIAKEYIPMVGIETPMTPEFYEEFQEKKEKILATGIDFINCAELHFGEDNINNYVGERMYMARRGYISPLWSREITFKLMKQACDENWPLVVHDCSNHTKYSRELNKNSKQGQPFGATTYVSEFDRFLPHLFLAVLEDENFEFIDEMDLPENLKLENCLDEIDFLIVDDEDEMYEDFFVEEDEEEEE